From Rhododendron vialii isolate Sample 1 chromosome 7a, ASM3025357v1:
AAGCGAAGAAAAATCACAAGCGGAGGCAGAGATTGAACTACTGAAGAGCAATATAGAATCGTGTGAAAGAGAAATAAATTCATTTAAATACGAACTCCATGTAGTTACAAAGGAGCTGGAGATCCGAAATGAGGAAAAGAATATGAGTGTGAGATCTGCAGAAGTGGCCAACAAGCAGTATTTAGAAGGGGCGAAGAAAATAGCTAAGTTGGAAGCAGAATGCCAAAGATTGCGTGGTCTTGTGAAGAAGAAATTGCCTGGTCCCGCTGCATTGGCCCAAATGAAGTTAGAAGTTGAGAGCTTAGGTCACGATTATGGAGAAAATAGAGTAAGGAGGTCTCCCACAAAGCCTCCTAGTCCACACCCATTTCAGGTGCCCGAATTTTCCCTCGACAGTTATCGAAAATTCCATAAAGAGAATGAGTTTCTCACGGAACGTATTTTGGCAATGGAAGAGGAAACAAAGATGTTGAAAGAAGCTTTGGCGAAGCGCAATAGTGAATTGCAAGCTTCTAGGAATATTTTTGCTAAGACAGCTAGCAAGCTTCAAAGCTTAGAATTGCAACTGCAAGCAAAGAATCTAGAAAAGAGTCCCTCAAAATCTAATCTTCAGATTCCCACTGAAGGTTCCTTTAGTCAAAACACTGGCAGTCCACCTAGCTTTGCTTCCATGTCTGACGATGGAAACGATGATGAAGGAAGTTGTGCTGGTTCTTGGGCTACTGTAGTGATCAAGAAGGAAAATAACATTGAGAAATCTAGTAAGtctgaaaatgaaaatcaaCTGGAGCTTATGGATGACTTCCTGGAGATGGAGAAATTGGCAAATGTGTCAAATGAATCAAACGGAACCATCTCTGGTAAAGATATTTCAAATGATACGAAAACCGTAATTGCAAATCACGATACTTCAGTAGAAGTGCCAACTAATCCCCCTTTCCATTCGAATGGGGAATTGTTGGTACCGTTTCTACAATCTGATGTTGGTCCACGGCTGTTGATGAAGCTCCGGTCGAGAATCTCTATGTTGTTTGAGATGATGCCTAAGGATGCCGATGTTGAAAAGATTTTGGACGACATCAGATGTGCTGTGCAGGAAACACATGATAATCTGCATCAACACTCTACTGGTTGTGATGGACAGGCTTGTCCCGAGGGCACTGAAGTGGTAGCTGAAAATAAGGAGTTATCTTTGTCTGAAGATAGTAAGTCGGGTGTAGAAATGGTGCATACCATTGACCAAGAATTGGCAGTTGCCATATCTTGGATTCTTGAGTTTGTATTGGTTTTGGGTGATGAAGCTATGGCTGTGGAGGGAACATGTCCCAATGGGGATGGATTGAGCCACAAAATTCAGGAGTTCTCCTCCAAATTTGATGAGGTTATTAACAGCAGAATACATTTGCCTGATTTTGTTCTTGACCTTTCACGTGTTTTGAACAAAGCCAGCGAACTTCATTTTAATGTCCTGGGTTATAAGAACAACGAAGGGGAAAATAGTAGTTCTGATTGCATAGACAAGGTTGCCCTACCTGAGAATAAGGTGGTTTCAAATGGTTGTGCTCACTTTTCTGATTCCACTTCCGATCCTGACGTTCCGCATGAAGGAAGTTCCATCCCAACCTTTGTATCAAATGCTGCATCGTGGAAATGCTCACTCGAGGAGTTTGAACAGTTGAAACTGGAGAAAGATAACTTGTTTTTGGAACTGGGCAGGTGTTCTGAAAATCTGGAAAGCACCAAGACTCAGTTACAGGAAACAGAACAGAAACTGGTAGAAGTCAAGTCACAATTTGCATCTgctcaaaaatcaaacagctTGGCCGAGACACA
This genomic window contains:
- the LOC131334451 gene encoding filament-like plant protein 4; its protein translation is MERRSWPWKKKSSGKAGADKEILASDSAGVLAGSLGDQDNYKKTNYVQISVESYSQLTGLESQVKTYEDQVKTLEDHVKELNENLSAAETEMTNKDNMVKQHAKVAEEAVSGWEKAEAEALTLKNHLESVTLLKLTAEDRASHLDGALKECMRQIRNLKEEHEQKLHDVVLMKTKEWDKIRLELEAKMGNLDQELLRSEAENAALSRSLQERSTMLIKISEEKSQAEAEIELLKSNIESCEREINSFKYELHVVTKELEIRNEEKNMSVRSAEVANKQYLEGAKKIAKLEAECQRLRGLVKKKLPGPAALAQMKLEVESLGHDYGENRVRRSPTKPPSPHPFQVPEFSLDSYRKFHKENEFLTERILAMEEETKMLKEALAKRNSELQASRNIFAKTASKLQSLELQLQAKNLEKSPSKSNLQIPTEGSFSQNTGSPPSFASMSDDGNDDEGSCAGSWATVVIKKENNIEKSSKSENENQLELMDDFLEMEKLANVSNESNGTISGKDISNDTKTVIANHDTSVEVPTNPPFHSNGELLVPFLQSDVGPRLLMKLRSRISMLFEMMPKDADVEKILDDIRCAVQETHDNLHQHSTGCDGQACPEGTEVVAENKELSLSEDSKSGVEMVHTIDQELAVAISWILEFVLVLGDEAMAVEGTCPNGDGLSHKIQEFSSKFDEVINSRIHLPDFVLDLSRVLNKASELHFNVLGYKNNEGENSSSDCIDKVALPENKVVSNGCAHFSDSTSDPDVPHEGSSIPTFVSNAASWKCSLEEFEQLKLEKDNLFLELGRCSENLESTKTQLQETEQKLVEVKSQFASAQKSNSLAETQLKCMAESYKSLETRAEEVQIEVNLLRAKMESLDNELQDEKRNHQDALARCKDLQEQLQRNEGSAVADVDVKTNQEKDFAAAAEKLAECQETILLLGKQLNTMRPQTELMGSSLNKSSQKGDGSTEEEPTTTGLELDCSNSHKTGGESPNIYNSPFSPSKSTEAISPLRSPISSKNPKHRPTKSGSSSSASTPTPEKHSRGISRFFSSK